One part of the Parachlamydiales bacterium genome encodes these proteins:
- the gltX gene encoding glutamate--tRNA ligase has protein sequence MSVRVRIAPSPTGDPHVGTAYMALFNLIFARHNKGTFVLRIEDTDRTRSRPEYEENIYKALQWCGFQWDEGPDVGGPYGPYRQSERTEIYREYVQKLLDKGMAYKCFCTAEDLEEMRELQSKLGNRPGYDRRCRNLSVEEISQRESEGRPYVIRLKVPLKGECEYVDAIKGRVTVPWADVDDQVLLKSDGFPTYHLANVVDDYLMKITHVIRGDEWMSSTPKHVFLYEAFGWQPPQFMHMPLLLGTDGKKLSKRRNPTSIFYYRDSGYLREAFINFLTLMGYSMPNDKEIYSLEEVIEAFDVSRIGVSGAVFDIQKLEWLNQHYLINNISEEQLWHRLRQWNYSDEYMQKLMPLVHTRIKTFADFMELCDFFFVNHLKYTQELLTPKSITPEAASMIIQCIIWSLDEQENWGADGVNQASRQIAEAFGINHKKVVMPILFGSLMGKSQGPPLFDSAALLGKDRTRVRFLKAMEFLGGISNKKLSLLQKAWQSKNCSPLLEPSK, from the coding sequence ATGAGCGTGCGTGTACGTATTGCCCCTTCTCCCACAGGAGATCCTCATGTAGGCACAGCCTATATGGCCTTGTTTAATCTCATCTTTGCCCGCCATAATAAAGGCACTTTTGTTCTGCGCATCGAGGATACGGACCGCACACGCAGCCGTCCTGAATATGAAGAAAATATCTATAAAGCCTTGCAATGGTGTGGGTTTCAATGGGATGAAGGTCCGGATGTAGGAGGACCTTACGGCCCTTATAGACAGTCAGAACGCACGGAGATCTATCGCGAATACGTACAGAAGTTGCTTGATAAAGGCATGGCTTATAAATGCTTTTGTACTGCAGAAGATCTGGAAGAAATGCGCGAGCTACAATCCAAATTAGGAAACCGTCCCGGCTATGACCGCCGCTGCCGCAACTTGAGCGTAGAGGAAATCAGCCAGCGCGAATCCGAAGGCCGCCCTTATGTTATCCGTCTTAAAGTTCCTTTAAAAGGGGAATGCGAATATGTGGATGCCATCAAGGGACGTGTCACAGTGCCTTGGGCTGATGTGGATGACCAAGTTCTGCTTAAATCCGATGGGTTCCCTACTTACCATTTAGCTAACGTGGTCGATGATTACCTGATGAAAATCACCCATGTCATTCGTGGGGATGAATGGATGAGCTCAACTCCTAAACACGTTTTCTTATATGAAGCCTTTGGATGGCAGCCCCCACAATTTATGCATATGCCCCTACTTTTAGGGACAGACGGCAAAAAACTATCTAAGCGCCGCAACCCCACTTCCATTTTCTACTATCGCGATAGCGGGTATTTGCGCGAAGCCTTCATCAACTTTTTGACTTTGATGGGCTATAGTATGCCTAATGATAAAGAGATCTATTCTTTAGAAGAGGTCATAGAAGCTTTTGATGTGAGCCGCATCGGTGTTTCCGGAGCAGTATTCGATATCCAAAAGCTGGAATGGCTTAACCAGCATTACCTCATTAATAACATTTCTGAAGAACAACTTTGGCATAGACTGCGTCAGTGGAATTATAGCGACGAATACATGCAAAAACTGATGCCCTTAGTGCATACGCGCATTAAGACATTTGCCGATTTCATGGAGCTATGCGATTTCTTTTTTGTTAACCATCTGAAGTATACACAAGAGCTGTTAACACCTAAGTCTATTACTCCTGAAGCTGCAAGCATGATTATACAGTGTATAATCTGGAGCCTAGATGAACAGGAAAACTGGGGAGCTGACGGTGTAAATCAAGCTTCTCGCCAAATAGCGGAAGCTTTCGGAATCAATCATAAGAAAGTCGTGATGCCTATTCTTTTTGGTAGTCTAATGGGCAAATCCCAGGGGCCACCACTTTTTGATTCCGCGGCCTTGCTGGGGAAAGACCGTACACGAGTACGTTTTCTCAAAGCGATGGAATTCCTAGGGGGAATATCTAACAAAAAGTTATCCCTTCTTCAAAAAGCGTGGCAGAGCAAAAACTGCAGCCCTCTCTTAGAACCTAGCAAGTAA